A single Populus nigra chromosome 13, ddPopNigr1.1, whole genome shotgun sequence DNA region contains:
- the LOC133671546 gene encoding B2 protein-like: protein MESLHSFWQLGDELRGQSKVSEDHKWLMAALKLAEQTRGKGERMNNLDLSKGLPEMRSRDKIGVQEENKFESFNFNMMNLESKMTENGNKSSLRNTAYNMNAVYQKNNINSDGNMTGSKYSGNNLSSKDPSNHSNNINNDNNNTVDKRFKTLPATETLPRNEVLGGYIFVCNNDTMQEDLKRQLFGLPPRYRDSVRAITPGLPLFLYNYTTHQLHGIFEAASFGGSNIDPTAWEDKKCKGESRFPAQVRIRIRKLYKALEEDAFRPVLHHYDGPKFRLELSVPETLDLLDLCEQAGSLA, encoded by the exons ATGGAGAGCCTGCACAGCTTCTGGCAACTGGGTGACGAGCTTCGAGGACAATCAAAAGTCTCAGAGGATCATAAGTGGTTAATGGCTGCTTTGAAATTGGCTGAGCAGACCCGAGGAAAGGGTGAACGTATGAATAACCTTGACCTTTCAAAGGGCCTTCCAGAAATGAGGTCAAGGGATAAGATTGGGGtccaagaagaaaataaatttgaaagtttcAATTTCAACATGATGAACTTGGAGTCCAAGATGACCGAAAATGGGAACAAAAGTTCCTTAAGGAACACTGCTTACAATATGAATGCAGTGTACcagaaaaacaacataaacagcGATGGCAATATGACTGGTAGCAAGTACAGTGGCAACAACCTCAGTAGCAAAGATCCCAGTAACCACAGCAATAACATTAATAACGACAACAACAATACAGTGGACAAAAGGTTCAAGACCTTGCCAGCCACAGAGACGCTTCCAAGGAATGAGGTGCTTGGAGGATATATCTTTGTCTGTAACAATGACACCATGCAGGAAGATTTGAAGCGACAGCTTTTTG GTTTACCACCAAGATATAGGGATTCTGTCCGGGCAATAACACCTGGCTTACCTCTCTTCCTCTATAATTACACCACTCACCAGCTACATGGCATTTTTGAG GCAGCAAGTTTTGGGGGTTCGAACATTGATCCAACTGCATGGGAAGACAAAAAGTGTAAAGGAGAGTCAAGGTTTCCTGCTCAG GTGAGGATCCGGATTAGAAAACTCTACAAGGCATTGGAGGAAGATGCTTTTAGGCCGGTTTTGCATCATTATGATGGCCCCAAGTTTCGCCTTGAGCTCTCAGTTCCTGAG ACTCTGGATCTATTAGACCTCTGTGAACAAGCAGGCTCTTTGGCTTAA